From the genome of Catalinimonas alkaloidigena, one region includes:
- a CDS encoding phosphatase PAP2 family protein translates to MAPFFQSAEALARWLTSSRPARWLRTHFPGLYAFLLRRLTWGPFTGLTLTGLCGLLIVNGMLFSEMAENLVNGEPMVQIDRHVTQFLFRYRTPFFSQLLYGLTYAASSYASIALTGAMALIALYRRRYRQAIAIVLVMAGMALSVYYGKQVFHRIRPLATVAYYSVNSFSFPSGHAATALALYGLAGYLLANTLAGSGRVLALAVCTLLVLVVGFSRIYLGVHFLSDVAAGYLLGGSWLVLGIMLMRWRNPTESTSP, encoded by the coding sequence ATGGCGCCGTTCTTCCAATCGGCCGAGGCCCTGGCCCGGTGGCTCACCTCATCGCGGCCCGCCCGGTGGTTACGTACCCACTTTCCCGGCCTCTATGCATTTTTACTCCGCCGCCTGACGTGGGGACCGTTCACGGGCCTGACGCTGACGGGCTTGTGTGGTCTGCTGATCGTCAACGGCATGCTCTTTTCGGAAATGGCCGAAAACCTGGTGAACGGAGAGCCGATGGTGCAGATCGACCGACACGTCACGCAGTTTTTATTCCGCTACCGCACCCCCTTCTTCAGTCAGTTGCTCTACGGACTTACTTACGCGGCCTCCTCCTACGCCAGCATCGCCCTGACCGGCGCGATGGCGCTCATTGCCCTCTACCGCCGCCGCTACCGGCAAGCCATCGCCATTGTGTTGGTCATGGCCGGTATGGCCCTGTCGGTCTACTACGGAAAACAGGTCTTTCACCGCATCCGCCCCCTGGCAACGGTCGCCTATTACTCTGTCAATAGCTTTTCGTTTCCGAGCGGTCATGCGGCCACCGCCCTGGCGCTATACGGGCTAGCCGGCTACCTGCTGGCCAATACCCTAGCCGGCAGCGGGCGTGTGCTGGCATTGGCCGTCTGTACCCTTCTTGTTCTGGTGGTGGGGTTCAGCCGCATCTACCTGGGCGTCCATTTCCTCAGCGATGTGGCCGCGGGGTATCTGCTCGGGGGCAGCTGGCTCGTGCTGGGCATCATGCTGATGCGGTGGCGCAACCCGACGGAATCAACTTCTCCGTAG
- a CDS encoding CBU_0592 family membrane protein, whose translation MMMLQKYVREAVGWLGAFFSLMAFALNSLSMLSSQSVQYLALNILGSFLLIVYAVLKKAPASWVLNAIWLLITAAALLKLYQRI comes from the coding sequence ATGATGATGCTGCAAAAGTACGTGCGGGAAGCGGTCGGTTGGCTGGGAGCCTTCTTTTCGCTGATGGCCTTTGCCCTGAACAGCCTGAGTATGCTCAGTAGCCAGTCGGTGCAGTACCTGGCCCTGAACATCCTGGGGAGTTTTCTGCTGATCGTGTACGCGGTGCTCAAAAAAGCCCCGGCCAGTTGGGTGCTGAACGCCATCTGGCTGCTGATTACGGCGGCCGCCCTCCTGAAGCTGTACCAAAGGATTTGA
- a CDS encoding LysR family transcriptional regulator, producing the protein MDLQQIRYFITLARELHFWHTAEKMYITQSALSRQIKSLEEELGVQLFERTKRSVKLTAAGAFLRDRWELLLDEIDQIHRQARKMHAGAYGALVMGYPGSIAYGFLPEVLARVAHSFPELKIELIEPTDIQLEQLLLQDKMDLAFRREPAQNPTLASVCLYSEPFSVVVPMAHPLQAHTFRGLEDLKAERFILSGLHHPTFYASCLRQLFQENQFEPDVYIESDFGAMILSLVAKGLGVTILPSSYAYSSLPGVRFIDLPQTISLYALWRKDNASPVVRNVLQQAQQLAETFRSQDRDSASAL; encoded by the coding sequence GTGGACCTACAACAAATACGATACTTTATTACGCTGGCGCGCGAACTGCACTTCTGGCACACGGCCGAAAAGATGTACATCACCCAGTCGGCCCTGAGCCGACAGATCAAGTCGCTGGAAGAAGAGTTGGGCGTTCAGCTGTTCGAGCGTACCAAGCGAAGCGTGAAGCTCACGGCCGCGGGCGCTTTTCTGCGCGACCGGTGGGAGCTTCTGCTGGACGAGATTGATCAGATCCATCGGCAAGCCCGGAAGATGCACGCCGGAGCCTATGGTGCGCTGGTGATGGGCTATCCCGGCTCCATTGCCTACGGTTTTTTGCCCGAAGTGCTGGCTCGCGTGGCCCACAGCTTTCCCGAGCTCAAGATCGAGCTGATCGAACCTACCGACATTCAGTTGGAACAGCTGCTATTGCAGGACAAAATGGACCTGGCTTTCCGGCGAGAACCCGCCCAAAATCCGACCCTGGCGTCGGTCTGTCTGTATTCAGAACCCTTTTCGGTGGTGGTGCCGATGGCCCATCCGCTGCAAGCGCATACGTTTCGGGGGCTTGAAGATTTGAAAGCGGAGCGCTTCATTTTGTCGGGCCTGCACCACCCTACGTTTTATGCCAGTTGCCTGCGTCAGCTTTTTCAGGAGAACCAGTTTGAGCCCGACGTCTACATCGAATCCGACTTCGGCGCGATGATTCTGAGCCTGGTGGCCAAAGGGTTGGGCGTCACCATTCTGCCAAGTTCCTACGCGTACAGCAGCCTGCCGGGCGTGCGCTTCATCGATCTGCCGCAAACCATCAGCCTGTATGCGCTCTGGCGCAAAGACAACGCTAGTCCCGTGGTGAGAAATGTCCTGCAACAGGCTCAACAGCTGGCCGAGACGTTTCGCAGCCAGGACCGCGATTCCGCATCCGCGCTTTAA
- a CDS encoding GreA/GreB family elongation factor, with protein MARLLLTTTDYSRLRKSALRAQLYGQATMPLVTALLDSVNAATVIEPSDMPPDVVTMNSVVRIRYVHENRRQDIRLVYPEVADVRQHFISILTPMALSLLGRKVGDTLFLDAYPCTVPICIEQIVYQPETAESYCL; from the coding sequence ATGGCTCGTTTACTTCTTACCACAACCGATTATTCCCGCCTGCGCAAGAGCGCGCTTCGTGCGCAGCTCTATGGTCAGGCCACCATGCCCTTGGTAACGGCCTTGCTGGATAGCGTCAACGCGGCGACCGTGATCGAACCTAGCGACATGCCACCCGACGTGGTGACGATGAATTCGGTCGTGAGAATTCGCTACGTCCACGAGAATCGCCGCCAGGACATCCGCCTGGTTTACCCTGAGGTAGCCGACGTCAGGCAACACTTCATTTCCATCTTGACCCCGATGGCCCTTTCGCTGTTGGGCAGAAAGGTGGGCGACACCCTATTCCTGGACGCGTACCCCTGCACGGTTCCCATCTGCATTGAGCAGATCGTCTACCAGCCGGAGACAGCAGAATCCTATTGTCTGTAG
- a CDS encoding phosphatase PAP2 family protein codes for MPFYKSSLFRSPAPLVMVWLCWLLPGYGGAQPLADPEPLRPGTLEFRWQRDVPLLLGGGGLAILGEYLAQETHALSPDQLAAYNREQINAFDRPATYRWNPRIARASDLVAGVAAVSPLLLLTARDVRREFIPVLVVYAETATATLGITNIVKGSVQRVRPYVYNPEVPVAQKSVSDARHSFFSGHTSNTAAFSFLTAYLISRYSEQPTVKAVAWTGAALVPATVGLLRFEAGRHFPTDILVGYAVGAGIGVLIPHLHRFQLPPDLESRRLDFGLAGNGLYLVYHLP; via the coding sequence ATGCCTTTTTATAAATCGTCCCTCTTCCGGTCTCCCGCTCCTTTGGTTATGGTCTGGCTTTGCTGGCTTTTGCCCGGCTACGGCGGGGCGCAACCGTTGGCAGATCCGGAGCCCCTCCGGCCCGGCACCCTCGAGTTTCGGTGGCAGCGGGATGTGCCCCTCCTCCTCGGCGGGGGCGGACTGGCCATTCTGGGAGAATACCTGGCGCAGGAAACGCACGCCCTCTCGCCGGATCAGCTCGCGGCCTATAACCGGGAGCAAATCAACGCGTTCGACCGGCCCGCCACGTACCGGTGGAATCCGCGCATCGCCCGGGCCAGCGATCTGGTGGCGGGTGTCGCGGCGGTGTCGCCGCTGCTGTTGCTGACCGCGCGCGACGTGCGGCGCGAGTTCATTCCGGTGCTGGTTGTGTACGCCGAAACCGCCACGGCCACCCTGGGCATCACTAACATTGTGAAAGGATCGGTGCAACGGGTCCGTCCCTACGTCTACAACCCCGAGGTGCCCGTCGCGCAGAAAAGTGTGTCCGATGCCCGGCACTCGTTCTTCTCAGGTCATACGTCCAACACGGCCGCGTTTAGTTTCCTGACGGCTTACCTGATTTCCCGCTACTCCGAACAACCCACCGTGAAAGCGGTCGCCTGGACCGGGGCCGCGCTGGTGCCCGCCACCGTGGGCCTGCTGCGCTTCGAAGCGGGACGCCACTTTCCGACCGACATTCTGGTGGGCTACGCCGTGGGCGCGGGCATTGGGGTACTCATCCCCCACCTGCATCGCTTCCAGTTACCGCCCGACCTGGAAAGCCGTCGGCTGGACTTCGGGTTGGCGGGCAATGGCCTCTATCTGGTGTATCACCTTCCCTAG
- a CDS encoding response regulator transcription factor yields MKILLVEDEPALRDELRAFLAEQGFLCEWASTYREGQEKLRLYAYDVVLLDITLPGGTGLDLMQVLKEEHPETGVLILSAKDSLRDKLTGLNRGADDYLTKPFHFEELNARLNALIRRRSFQGASRVRFQELAIDTQAKTVQAGPETLDLTRKEFELLLYLVVNKNRVVSRQAIAEHLWGDHYDSVDSLDFVYVHINNLRKKLAAVGLEDYIRTVYGMGYKLSAS; encoded by the coding sequence ATGAAAATCCTCCTGGTGGAAGACGAACCGGCGCTGCGCGACGAACTGCGGGCCTTTTTGGCCGAACAGGGATTTCTGTGCGAGTGGGCCTCCACCTATCGGGAAGGCCAGGAAAAGCTGCGACTTTACGCCTACGACGTGGTGCTGCTCGACATCACGCTGCCCGGTGGCACGGGCCTGGACCTGATGCAAGTTCTCAAGGAGGAACATCCCGAAACGGGCGTACTGATTCTGTCCGCCAAAGATTCGCTGCGCGACAAGCTGACGGGACTCAACCGCGGGGCCGACGATTACCTGACCAAGCCGTTTCACTTCGAGGAACTCAACGCCCGGCTCAACGCCCTGATCCGGCGGCGCAGTTTCCAGGGCGCTTCGCGGGTACGGTTTCAGGAACTGGCCATCGACACGCAGGCCAAAACGGTACAGGCGGGCCCCGAAACCCTGGACCTGACCCGCAAGGAGTTTGAACTGCTGCTCTACCTGGTGGTGAACAAAAACCGCGTGGTGAGCCGCCAGGCCATTGCCGAGCACCTGTGGGGCGACCATTACGACTCGGTCGACAGCCTGGACTTTGTCTACGTCCACATCAATAACCTGCGCAAAAAACTGGCGGCCGTCGGGCTGGAAGACTACATCCGCACCGTTTACGGCATGGGCTACAAACTCAGCGCGTCATGA
- a CDS encoding MCP four helix bundle domain-containing protein has translation MKHVVIFRKTYRLALGVLLVFVLSLLATSLIRRHVLAADRSVMSLYLDRLLPTRDLACVQERLYQNELLFQEHLHAPSPETRRRLEAQMQDHLREMDLYMTQFAHTYLIDQEVQSLAQYLRDLHQYQQQQQHLLALSNAGHTQEAALLYASESQPLFQQLTRTLQTLTSLQTSEGLTLYEGSHHKLLEANLLTYLLIGVTLLLGVAAQVLLLESRVFLRTPPKPTLN, from the coding sequence ATGAAACACGTCGTCATCTTCCGCAAAACGTATCGGCTGGCGCTGGGGGTGCTCCTCGTTTTCGTGCTGAGTCTGCTGGCCACCTCCCTGATTCGCCGGCACGTGCTCGCGGCCGACCGGTCGGTGATGTCCCTTTACCTGGATCGTCTGCTCCCGACCCGCGACCTGGCCTGTGTGCAGGAGCGGCTGTATCAAAACGAACTCTTGTTTCAGGAACACCTCCACGCCCCTTCGCCGGAAACGCGTCGACGCCTGGAAGCGCAGATGCAGGACCACCTGCGCGAGATGGATCTTTACATGACTCAATTCGCGCATACGTACCTGATCGACCAGGAGGTGCAGTCTCTTGCCCAGTACCTCCGCGACCTGCACCAGTACCAGCAGCAGCAACAGCATCTGTTGGCGCTGAGCAACGCCGGGCATACGCAGGAGGCGGCCCTTTTGTATGCTTCGGAAAGTCAACCGCTGTTTCAACAACTGACCCGTACACTTCAAACCCTGACTTCGCTGCAAACGTCCGAGGGACTGACGCTCTACGAAGGCTCGCATCACAAGTTACTGGAAGCCAACCTCCTGACGTACCTGCTCATCGGGGTTACACTCCTGCTGGGGGTGGCCGCGCAGGTGCTCTTGCTGGAGTCACGAGTTTTTCTGCGCACGCCTCCTAAACCCACACTGAATTGA
- a CDS encoding sensor histidine kinase, with protein MNLLQQIGRTQFRYAALVLVVAGSALFFVLDAIVTDEIDEQLALRADYLFAHLESAQAHPDPFVLIEPVAPATPPSVVGKDTVMYDALEDEMEPYRMLTVVRPVDGTVYRMRVIASRLAWEELLTSIFVIFLVMALLLTLGNAAVTTWSARRLWQPFFGFLEALRTFSLRAPAPLELPATPVTEFSELRTALLTLTQQVQADYTTLREFTENASHEIQTPLAILQAKLNRLSQHPAVDAAMADDIQVAREAADRLSRLGRSLLLLARLENQQFDTAQSVDLTGLLRKQLEGLEELFEARQVTLDISPLPHVVVSGNPLLLEMLLSNLLSNALRYTPPQGHVHLALTPDALTIANSGEVLALPIDELFQRFRKGNPESSSHGLGLAIVQEIARTHGWQIRYRREAALHTFRTTFRG; from the coding sequence ATGAACCTGTTGCAGCAGATCGGCCGTACCCAGTTCCGCTACGCTGCCCTGGTGCTGGTGGTGGCGGGCAGCGCGTTGTTCTTTGTGCTGGACGCGATTGTGACCGACGAGATCGACGAGCAACTGGCCCTGCGGGCCGATTACCTGTTCGCGCACCTGGAGTCTGCGCAGGCCCATCCGGACCCGTTCGTGTTGATCGAGCCGGTAGCGCCCGCAACGCCCCCCTCGGTCGTCGGGAAAGACACGGTTATGTACGATGCCTTGGAAGACGAAATGGAACCTTACCGCATGCTGACCGTGGTCCGCCCGGTCGACGGCACCGTGTACCGCATGCGCGTGATTGCCTCCCGGCTGGCGTGGGAAGAGCTGCTGACCAGCATCTTTGTGATCTTTCTCGTCATGGCCCTGCTGCTCACGCTGGGCAACGCCGCCGTCACCACCTGGAGCGCCCGCCGCCTCTGGCAGCCGTTTTTCGGGTTTCTGGAGGCGCTTCGCACCTTCTCCCTCCGCGCCCCCGCGCCGCTGGAACTGCCCGCCACGCCGGTAACCGAATTCAGTGAACTGCGCACCGCTCTGCTGACGCTGACCCAACAGGTACAGGCCGACTACACCACCCTGCGGGAATTCACCGAAAACGCCTCCCACGAGATTCAGACGCCGCTGGCCATCCTTCAGGCCAAACTGAATCGCCTGAGTCAGCATCCGGCCGTCGATGCGGCGATGGCCGACGACATTCAGGTGGCGCGCGAAGCGGCCGACCGGCTCTCCCGCCTCGGACGGAGCCTGCTGCTGCTGGCCCGCCTCGAAAACCAACAGTTCGATACCGCGCAATCCGTAGACCTGACCGGGCTTCTGCGAAAGCAACTCGAAGGGCTGGAAGAACTGTTCGAGGCCCGGCAGGTTACGCTGGATATTTCGCCCCTGCCGCACGTCGTGGTGTCGGGAAACCCGCTGCTTCTGGAGATGCTGCTCTCCAACCTTCTGTCGAACGCGCTGCGCTACACGCCCCCGCAGGGACACGTGCACCTGGCGTTGACGCCCGACGCCCTCACCATCGCCAACAGCGGCGAGGTCCTGGCGCTTCCGATCGATGAGTTGTTCCAACGGTTCCGCAAGGGCAACCCCGAAAGCAGTTCGCACGGGCTGGGCCTGGCCATTGTGCAGGAAATTGCCCGCACCCACGGATGGCAGATCCGCTACCGGCGGGAGGCAGCACTGCACACGTTTCGTACCACCTTCCGTGGTTAG
- a CDS encoding TonB-dependent receptor domain-containing protein — protein MRDSYFLFLLCFFGGLLPCSVGAQSTSVTVSGQVKDAAAQTGLPYVNVVVVTGPDSAFVTGTVTNDAGRFTLAPLPPASYVLQVSLLGYQTRQVPLYVGSASDFLTVATIELQEQVATLQEVTVTGRQEAISEQLEKKTYTVAQNLSQRGGSVLQAMQNLPGVTVQDGQVLLRGSNQVMVLIDGKQTALTGFNSQTGLDNLPASAIETIEIINNPSARYDANGNAGIINIISKKEQQKGWNGTATLTTGLGALWVRRGNLPTIRPQYQATPKINPSLALNYRTDKVNAFVQGDYLYTQTLNKNEFVTRTYDDGTVIQQQTKRNRNTGFLTTKAGVDWQWRQHHTLTVSGLVSSEKILDRGDEPFFNGDLSERYRLWQFLEDELKTTVMATAANVYRFPEAGHTLSVGLNYTYHRENEKYFFDNILPDYTGHDAFKLLSDEHVADVTLDYVRPLTYGRLETGAKFRRRVIPTDMQFFPGLHSPLDSAAGGWATYKETIPALYGTYVFETPTLEAELGLRMEYVGLRYEVNPDHPTYRSNGYHYIQPFPTVRLAYKFDENNRLSLFYNRRVDRPNEVDIRIFPKYDDAEIIKVGNPALRPQFTNTLEAGYKTNWDGGSLYAALYHRMAQGTITRIASTVGDSRLIYAIFQNAGRSYNTGTEVVLAQDVTPWYSFTLNGNVYRNQINAFTVQNLYPAPNVFSAPLQRLWSGNVKWNHTLRLPNAWGAQVTAVYLAPDLIPQGKIGARFSVDVGVKKSLQQGKGEVFLNATDLFNTLVIRRDIQGAGFSYRSTDYYETQVIRLGYSYKF, from the coding sequence ATGCGTGATTCTTATTTTCTTTTTCTGCTTTGTTTTTTCGGGGGGCTTCTCCCCTGTTCCGTCGGCGCGCAGTCGACTTCCGTCACCGTTTCCGGACAAGTGAAAGACGCCGCCGCGCAAACGGGGCTGCCTTACGTGAACGTGGTGGTCGTCACCGGACCGGACTCGGCCTTTGTGACGGGCACGGTGACCAACGACGCCGGGCGCTTCACGCTTGCGCCCCTCCCTCCCGCCTCGTACGTACTGCAGGTTTCGCTGCTGGGTTACCAGACGCGCCAGGTACCGCTTTACGTGGGCAGCGCTTCCGACTTTCTGACTGTCGCGACCATCGAATTGCAGGAACAGGTGGCGACCCTCCAGGAAGTGACGGTCACCGGACGGCAGGAGGCCATCAGCGAGCAGTTGGAAAAGAAAACCTATACGGTCGCGCAGAACCTGAGCCAGCGCGGCGGGTCGGTGTTGCAGGCCATGCAAAATTTGCCGGGCGTTACCGTGCAGGACGGACAGGTGCTGCTGCGGGGGAGCAACCAGGTCATGGTCCTGATCGACGGCAAACAAACCGCCTTGACGGGCTTCAACAGCCAGACCGGACTGGACAACCTGCCCGCCTCGGCCATCGAAACGATCGAAATCATCAACAACCCCTCTGCGCGCTACGATGCCAACGGCAATGCCGGCATCATCAACATCATCTCGAAAAAGGAGCAACAAAAGGGCTGGAACGGCACGGCCACCCTCACGACGGGCCTCGGCGCGCTGTGGGTGCGGCGTGGCAACCTGCCGACCATCCGGCCGCAGTACCAGGCTACGCCGAAAATCAACCCGTCGCTGGCGCTGAACTACCGGACCGACAAGGTCAACGCCTTCGTGCAGGGCGACTACCTCTATACGCAGACTCTGAACAAAAACGAGTTTGTGACCCGCACCTACGACGACGGCACCGTGATTCAGCAGCAAACCAAGCGCAACCGCAACACCGGTTTCCTGACCACCAAAGCGGGCGTCGACTGGCAATGGCGACAGCACCATACGCTGACCGTGTCGGGATTAGTGAGCAGCGAAAAAATTCTGGACCGGGGCGACGAGCCCTTCTTCAACGGCGATTTGTCGGAACGCTACCGCCTCTGGCAGTTTCTGGAAGACGAACTGAAGACCACCGTAATGGCCACCGCCGCCAACGTGTACCGGTTTCCGGAGGCCGGGCATACGCTCAGTGTGGGGCTGAACTACACCTACCACCGGGAAAACGAAAAGTATTTCTTCGACAACATACTGCCCGACTATACCGGACACGACGCCTTCAAGCTGCTGTCCGACGAGCACGTGGCCGACGTCACCCTCGACTACGTGCGGCCCCTGACCTACGGCCGCCTGGAAACCGGCGCCAAATTCCGGCGGCGGGTGATTCCGACCGACATGCAGTTTTTTCCGGGCCTTCACTCACCGCTGGACTCGGCCGCGGGCGGCTGGGCCACCTACAAAGAGACGATTCCTGCCCTGTACGGCACCTATGTGTTCGAAACCCCGACCCTGGAGGCGGAACTGGGCCTGCGGATGGAATACGTCGGCCTGCGCTACGAAGTCAACCCCGACCATCCCACCTACCGCAGCAACGGCTACCACTACATTCAGCCCTTCCCGACGGTGCGCCTGGCCTACAAGTTCGACGAAAACAACCGCCTGTCGCTGTTCTACAACCGGCGGGTGGACCGTCCCAACGAAGTGGACATCCGCATTTTCCCCAAGTACGACGACGCGGAGATCATCAAAGTGGGCAACCCCGCCCTGCGGCCGCAGTTTACCAACACGCTGGAGGCGGGCTACAAGACCAACTGGGACGGGGGCTCGCTCTACGCGGCGCTGTACCACCGGATGGCGCAGGGCACCATCACCCGCATCGCCAGTACGGTGGGCGACAGCAGGCTGATCTACGCCATTTTCCAGAATGCCGGGCGGAGCTACAACACCGGGACCGAGGTGGTGCTGGCGCAGGACGTCACGCCCTGGTACTCGTTCACGCTCAACGGGAACGTCTACCGCAACCAGATCAACGCCTTTACGGTGCAGAACCTGTACCCCGCCCCCAATGTATTTTCCGCGCCCCTGCAACGGCTGTGGTCCGGCAACGTGAAGTGGAACCACACGCTGCGCCTGCCTAACGCCTGGGGGGCGCAAGTGACGGCGGTGTACCTGGCTCCGGATCTGATTCCTCAGGGGAAAATCGGGGCCCGTTTTTCAGTCGACGTCGGCGTGAAAAAGTCGCTCCAGCAAGGCAAAGGCGAAGTGTTTCTGAATGCCACCGACCTGTTCAATACGCTGGTGATCCGGCGCGACATTCAGGGCGCGGGCTTCTCCTACCGCAGCACCGACTATTACGAAACGCAGGTCATCCGCCTCGGCTACAGCTACAAATTCTGA